From one Streptobacillus ratti genomic stretch:
- a CDS encoding pyridoxal phosphate-dependent aminotransferase, translating to MKLSDKVLGMQYSPIRKFVPFADKAKKDGVKIFEFHIGQPDVKTPDSFFNGVTKYQEKIIKYTNSQGLEELLDAFVEYYSRYNLKISKNEILVTNGGSEALQFAINTICNKDDEVLVPEPYYSNYDSFLRIADAKLVPIVTKIEEGYRLPSYEEMKKLITPKTKAILFSNPSNPTGVVLNEREIEDIKRLALEFDLFIISDEVYRQFIYDVDTKFKSFLSFEDISDRVIMIDSISKHYSACGARIGILASRNKDIISQSLKFCQARLSVSTIEQYASANLVRGIDVYIDDVRAEYKKRRDLMYEKLSLIEGVKANKPDAAFYIFASLPVEDTEEFNKWLLCDFRHNGKTLMFASGSGFYASEHRNLGKNELRFSFCGNNLREIEEGINLLEIALKEYNGK from the coding sequence ATGAAATTATCAGATAAAGTTTTAGGAATGCAATATTCACCTATAAGAAAATTTGTACCTTTTGCTGATAAAGCAAAAAAAGATGGTGTAAAAATATTTGAATTTCATATAGGTCAACCAGATGTTAAAACTCCTGATTCTTTTTTTAATGGAGTTACAAAATATCAAGAAAAAATAATTAAATATACAAATTCACAAGGGTTAGAAGAATTACTTGATGCTTTTGTTGAATATTATTCAAGATACAATCTTAAAATTTCTAAAAATGAAATTTTAGTAACTAATGGTGGTAGTGAGGCATTACAGTTTGCAATTAATACAATATGTAATAAAGATGATGAAGTATTAGTTCCAGAGCCATATTATTCAAATTATGATTCTTTTTTAAGAATAGCAGATGCTAAATTAGTTCCTATAGTTACAAAGATAGAAGAGGGATATAGATTACCGAGTTATGAGGAAATGAAGAAATTAATTACACCTAAAACTAAGGCTATATTGTTTTCTAATCCATCTAATCCAACTGGTGTTGTATTAAATGAAAGAGAAATAGAAGATATAAAGAGGTTAGCATTAGAATTTGATTTATTTATTATTTCTGATGAAGTATATAGACAGTTTATATATGATGTTGATACAAAATTTAAATCATTTTTAAGTTTTGAGGACATCTCAGATAGAGTAATAATGATAGATAGTATATCTAAGCATTATAGTGCATGTGGAGCTAGAATAGGAATACTTGCATCGAGAAATAAGGATATTATTTCTCAATCTTTAAAATTCTGTCAAGCAAGATTATCTGTTTCAACTATAGAGCAGTATGCTAGTGCAAATCTTGTAAGAGGAATTGATGTATATATAGATGATGTTAGAGCAGAGTATAAGAAAAGAAGAGATTTAATGTATGAAAAATTAAGTTTAATAGAGGGTGTAAAAGCAAATAAACCAGATGCAGCTTTCTATATTTTTGCCTCACTTCCTGTTGAAGATACCGAAGAATTTAATAAGTGGTTATTATGTGATTTTAGACATAATGGAAAAACTTTAATGTTTGCCTCAGGTAGTGGATTTTATGCAAGTGAACATAGAAACTTAGGTAAAAATGAATTAAGATTTTCTTTCTGTGGGAATAATCTTAGAGAAATTGAAGAGGGTATAAATTTATTAGAAATAGCATTAAAGGAATATAATGGGAAATAG
- a CDS encoding YoaK family protein has translation MINSIVINKRRIAFFLTMIGGFLEIYSYLLLGKVFATTITGNLVLMVFNLKRFELSNVTKYVVPIIFFCFGVLIAEKIKSKITIKFSKLVIFLEILILLFIPFIGLQLIAVSLIAFISGIQIQTFRRISDNVYMSTMCTGNTRALVEALANGKKQDIKDYFVVVSGFLSGALLGDISIIFLDKFSIYVCVLILLLILYIIERVGKNEIIR, from the coding sequence ATGATAAATAGTATTGTTATAAATAAGAGAAGAATTGCATTTTTTCTTACAATGATAGGTGGTTTTTTAGAAATTTATTCATATTTATTGTTAGGAAAAGTATTTGCTACAACTATTACTGGAAATTTAGTATTAATGGTTTTTAATTTGAAAAGATTTGAATTAAGTAATGTTACTAAATATGTAGTTCCAATAATATTTTTTTGTTTTGGTGTTTTAATCGCAGAAAAAATTAAATCAAAAATTACAATTAAATTTTCTAAATTAGTAATATTTTTAGAAATATTAATTTTATTATTTATACCTTTTATAGGTTTACAGTTAATTGCTGTATCTTTGATAGCTTTTATATCAGGAATACAAATACAAACATTTAGAAGAATTTCAGATAATGTATACATGTCTACTATGTGTACAGGTAATACTAGAGCATTGGTTGAAGCTTTAGCTAATGGGAAAAAACAAGATATTAAAGATTATTTTGTTGTAGTTAGTGGTTTTCTATCAGGTGCTTTATTAGGAGATATTAGTATAATATTTTTAGATAAATTTTCAATATATGTTTGTGTTTTAATATTGTTATTAATATTATATATTATAGAGAGAGTGGGAAAAAATGAAATTATCAGATAA